The Flavobacterium sp. 140616W15 sequence TTAAGGCAATTGTATTTTTGTTTAAGTTGAATTTTTGCTTCATTATTTTGTATTATTTATATAAGCAAAATTAAACTGAGTAATGCTATTTTTTCAGTATAATTTTATGATAATAAAGTATCTTTACAAGATGAGAAAAGAAAATATGCATCAATCTGTTGAGGTGATTTATAAGAAGATCAACGAATGTCCGATTGTAGATTCTAAATTCAGTTTCTTTCAGATGGTTTATGTAGTTTCCGGAAATGGGTTTCTTCACATTAATGGCAATCGTATCTCTTATCAAACAGGAAATTTAATGTTACTTACGCCAAATG is a genomic window containing:
- a CDS encoding AraC family ligand binding domain-containing protein: MRKENMHQSVEVIYKKINECPIVDSKFSFFQMVYVVSGNGFLHINGNRISYQTGNLMLLTPNDFHKFDTVTTTEFLLVKVNSEYVKNISRKVLTISNVYCIMRHICQVVF